Below is a window of Desulfomonile tiedjei DNA.
CCGCTCAACTCGTTTCAGTGTTTCTCATCGGAGGCGTGGTAGGAACCATCGGAGGCTCCATCATAGCCGACAGAGTAGGCCACAAACGTTACCTGATCGCGTCTCTGCTCTTGGCCACGGTGCTGTTTCCTCTGATCTTCATCACGGAAGGATTGATGTTGTTTGTAGCCCTCGGCGTAGTGGGCATGGTGCTGATTTCCAGCTTCACCGTTACCATCGTTATGGCGCAAGAACTGCTTCCGAGGAACCTCGGCATTGCTTCAGGGCTCATGGTCGGCTTTGCCATTGGCACCGGCGGGATTGGTGTAACCATTCTCGGTGTAATTGCGGACCATTACGGTGTGCCAGTGGCGTTGAAGTCAATTTGGCTCTTGCCCCTGGCTGGCCTGCTCCTGAGCCTGCCGATCAGGTACCGGACGCCGCGGCGCAGCTAGGTTCGTCGTGAGAGAAACCAAACCGCTCCGTGTTCAAAAACAGGCCAGACCGGATAAAAAATTGGCTCGATTCGCGCAACCATTGTCATGCTCAAGTGTCTTATTCACTGAAGGCGTAGGACCGGGAGAAAGGTTAACCCCATTATGGGGTGGTCGGTGTGACGGACTTTGGTTTTCATGAATTCGGCGTCACGCCGACACAAGGCGTTGAGAAGTCTTCCATAACCCTACGCCTTTCTTACTTCCCGCTGAAACATTGAAACCTATAGCCCAAAAATATTCGGCCATGTGAGGAATACTTCACATAGTGGCCGAATAATAAATCTCCTTACAGCTGGCTCAGAATCACGATTTTCCGATTGCCGCCGACAACTCCATTGTGATACCGTTCAAGGAAAGTACCCCCTCAGTTCGAAGCAGTGTTTCATTTTTTCGGAGGTGGCCATGAAGAGTCTTGTCCTGGGTATTATCGTGGCGGGAATAATGGTGGCGCCGGTGTGGGCTGAAACCGTAACGGGTATTATAGATGTGAAAGACTTCGGAAAAGTTCAAAGCAAGTGGAAATTTCGCTTGGCAGATACCAGCGAGAAGTTTGACAAGGAGTACAGAAAGAGCAAGAGAGTTAGATCTCATGAGAAAACATCGAAACTTGACCGTAGTGAAGGAACCTTGAAAGTAAAAGGTAGTAGCGCAGAAGTTGGTGAATCGCGGACCGAGAGGGAAAAGCATGTCACGTGGGGAGCGTTCTTTTGGTGTGTGAATTCAGAAAAACTACCAAAAGTTAGATTCGCCTACACATATGGAGAGCGAACTGAAGACCTGGCATGGCAGAAAGCTGAGTTTGCATTTCATGCTATGGAAGGAAGGTGCAACGAAAAGGGAGTTAAAAAACAGGTTCTGTGTAGCGACGATCTCTAGGCGTGTGGTTCACATCTCGAAGGCAGCCAAGTCAGTTGCCCCCACTAACGGTTTTGAGACGACAAGTCCCGCACTCGTGGTTCTGAAGAAAAAAGCTCACCTTGTATTGGCGAGCTAACTGCCTTGAATCATTTGGTGCTCGGAGCGAGAGTCGAACTCGCATGCCCTTGCGGGCGGCGGATTTTGAGTCCGCTGCGTCTGCCTATTCCGCCATCCGAGCGCGTGTCGGTGTTGGAAGATCCAATGTGTCGGCCGCGAGCGGGCCGACTCATTTCCGCACCACTATAGACCGAACCGCACCAATAATCAATCCTGAATTTGATCTGCTTGTGAGCATTGAGTCATGCCGAGGCTTCGACTTCAACGACGAGAGATCTCTCACGTCGAGACCGAGGACAAGGCTGAGTGGGGGCACGGCATTTGGCAGGCCGACACTACCACATTGCGGAAGGGGTCAGCGTCCCGAGACTGTCTCAAAACCGAATTCAAACAAGCAACGTGTGATGAATTGGACGGCAGCCGCAGAAGCTGGGTAGCCCGGTGGCTACTGCCTCCGGGTGCCGCAGGCATGAGAAGTCTGGACCTGTGACTTATAAGCCGACATATCGGCCACCAGACCTCCTGTCGCTGTGCGACCCGGACGTAGTAACGTCCGGGCTACCCGGTACGTAACACGATTGCGCGTCGTAGTTTCACTTTAAAACAGTGTCTCCCTGCCGGCCCACGTTATTATTACCTGTTTGATCGCGCATCGGTATCACAGATTGCCTCCGCACGTGCCGGAAACAGGGCTGTTCCCGGCGACCTTTTTGTTGACAAGTCGAGGGCCGGGACCTAAGATCTGCGCAGTCAGTAAGGTCAAGTTGAGTCTAGTAAATTATGATAAGCGGTTATAAAAGATGAGGCAATATACATGAACGATAGGCAGTACGTAATCGACGACTTCAATGTGAAAGAGAGCTGGAGAATATTCCGAATCATCTCGGAATTTGTGGATGGATTCGAGACCTTGTCCGAGATCTATCCGGCGGTGTCCGTGTTCGGGTCTTCCTCTGTTTCGTCAGAGGATCCGATCTACCAATTGGGGCGTGAAGTGGGACGGTTGCTGGCTCAGTCGGGGTTTTCGGTCGTAACCGGTGGCGGGCCCGGAGCAATGGAAGCGGCCAATCGTGGAGCAATCGAAGCGAAGGGCAAATCGGTGGGGCTGTGCATACAACTGCCCAAGGAACAGGCAGCGAATCCGTACACGAACGTAAAGCTTGATTTCCGTTACTTTTTTATTCGGAAGGTGATGTTCGTCAAATATGCTGTTGCCTACATCATCCTCCCCGGTGGCTTTGGAACCATGGACGAGCTTTTCGAGGCGTTGACCTTGATTCAAACCCACCGCATCAAACAGTTTCCCGTGATTCTGCTCGGGAAGGACTATTGGAAGGACCTGATTTCCTGGATTAAGAAGACCATGGTTGTTAACCACATGATATCTCCAGACGATCTGGACCTGTTTCAAGTCCTCGATGATCCTGCCGCCGCGGTGAGTGCCATCAAAAGGATTGTGATCCTGTAAGCGCGTGTCGATACTCACCGAAACTTGTTGGATTGCGACGAAACCTCTTGTCCCACCGCATATATGAAACGGTGAGCCGAGGTGTCTTGACCAACCGAGAACAAGCTATCGAACGCTGTTGAGCAGTTTGGCCTTGCGTTGCAGGGCCTGCTCGGAATCCAGCGGCGCTTTTTCCACCTTGCCATCCTTGGAACCGGTCATCAGACTCTGACCCCAAACGTGAATCGCATAAACTTGAAAGGTTTCAACGCCTCGTTCTTTGTCCCACACCGGCACCACCTCCAGAATCACGTCCTTTTCCACCACGAGACCGTGATCGTCCCGGTAAGGACCTCGAATTGGTCCCACCGGATAATATCGGCCGTGGCTCTCATGAAACCTTCCTTGTGAAACAACGGCGTTTTTCACCGCCTCGCCAGCGATCGCGTCCTTTTCGCTGATTCGTGAAGGGAGGAAATAGTCAAAACCCACATGTACCAGCAGGTACGCAAGGAGGAGATTGACACAGAAAGTCATAAGCGCGGTTCTCAAGAGTCCCTTGCTTTTGAGCTTCATTTTGCGGCCGACCACATAGAACCACGCGGCATAAATCGTCGGGGAAAAGACAATAATGACGAAACAGGCGTAAACCAGGACTATGATGGCTACGCCGACTATGTCCCGGACCATATTGGACTCCAGCCAAGATCTGGCGCAAACTCGCGGGTGAATTGCCCGAAGCACTTGGATATCACGACCGAAATCGCGATCAAAGGTCGGCGAAACCGGGAGCTTTTGTGGCAGCTCTTGCCAGGCCCGTCGCCACGGTCCAAAGGAAACACCCCTAAATTCTTTCCCATCGCAGCATCATGACTTCCCATGACCAGCCTTTTTTTCAATAATTAGCTCGGCCTGCCCTTGCATTACCGGATTCAGATGAGGGCTGTTTACGATTTCTTCCAGATCCTGCAACGTCATAAAGGCAAGTAGCCTCAGGGATAGAGAGAGAGGCGAATGCGGATTGAAAACAACCACTTTCTTGACCGCGTATCGCGTGCGCCAACGCGGATGCTTGGATATTTCCTCAAGGACCTGAGGAGAAGTGGGCCTCGTGGCTGCGATTTGCACGACGTCTCGTTCGGTTAACCTCGGATTGTCAAGGAGGATTTTGATAACTCGATGGTCCTGGTCCCGAGCGATCCTTCTTATGAGCTTGAAATCCAGCTTGCGAGCCAAGGCCTTGCGCATTCCAAGAGGAGTTTCCTTCAACGTCCCGTCGAGAAAAGGTTGGAAAGGGCGTACGTGGGGATTTTCGTCCGGCATGTCCAAAAAAAAGGCCACCAGATCGTAAAGGCCCTTGGTTTGCGCGGCATCTACAAGTTCTGAGACCTTGGCTTTGCCCAGGACTTCCGCAAACACGTCGGGCACTACGAGGCTGTTGTACAGACCCATGAAATCCTCGTGACCCACCAGCGCCCTCTCACGGATCAGCCGTAGGATATCCACAATAGTCGAACTGTCCTCGCCCTTCAGTCGGAACGCGAGTGCATAAGCCCTTTGCCGCACATCGGTCACGCGCGAAAGGGTCCCGACCAATCGCTTAACCTCTGCCAACAGCTCAGGGGCTTTGTCGGGGGACATGACGACATCCTGAGGAGTCCCGTACTTACGCGGACATTTTGCGGAACATGAACGCGCCGATCAAGGTCATAGCCAGCCAGAAACAGGCCAGTACAGCCAGGTCCAACACCGGAGAAAACCGATAGGGGCCGCCAAGGGCGAAACGCATGCCGTCCACCCCGTAAGTAAGAGGGTTGAGCCGGGTCAGAATTGCCAGCCAGCGCGGCAGGTCGTCCAAAGGGAAAAGCGCGCCCGAAAGGAAAAACACAGGCATGATGACGAAGTTCATTATGAGCTGAAACCCGTGTGGGTCCGTCATCCACGAAGCCAGGGCTATTCCGAGGCTCACAAAGGACGCGGAAACAAGAAACATGAAAACCAGAGCCATCAGGAATCCGCCGACATCGAACCTCACCAGCCCCGCTGCTATCAACGCAGCCAATAGTACCAGAGCACGGAGCATTGAGGTGGTGACCGTTCCGATGGTCTTTCCCGTCATAATGGCCGTCCTGCTGACCGGCGCGACCAGAATCTCCTTGAGGAAGCCGAACTGCTTGTCCCAGAGCACGTTCATGCCACCGAACATCGCGGAGAACAGCAACGTCATGCCGATAATCCCCGGACCTATGAACTGGATGTAAGTCACATCGTCGCGATAGCGGAAAAACCCTCCAAAGCCGCTACCCAGCACGACTAAAAACAACACTGGAAGCGCCATAGATCCGATCAGTCTGCTCTTATTTCTACCGAATCTCTTGACCTCCCTCAGCCAGAGCGTGTAGATGGCGGGGCTAGGCCTCATCGTCTGCGCCCCCACATGTATATGCGGAACCGTTCCTTGGGCTCGCTGATCGTCTCTTCCCGGATTTCTCTGCCGGTGAGTTTTATGAACACGTCTTCCAGGTTCGGTTTACGCATGGACACGGAAGAGATCTCCATCCCAAGACTTTGAGCTGTTTCAAAGACTCGAGGGATAAATGATTCCCCCTTGTTAACCGTCAGAATCACCCGCCCGTCCTTCGCCGATACTCGTCCCACTTCCTGTGAATTCCTGAGCCTTTCCACAAAATCAGGGTGCACAGCAGGGGTCTCCAATTCCAGCAAATCGCCGCCCAAACCGGCCTTGAGATTTACCGGGCTATCCAAAGCTACTATCACGCCGTGATCTATTATGGCCACCCGCGAACAGAGTTGATCAGCCTCATCCATGTAGTGGGTGGTCAGGATGATGGTCATGCCGTAGGATTCTTTTAGGCCGCGGATGTAATTCCAAATCTTTCTCCTGGTTTGTGGATCGAGGCCGAGAGTCGGTTCGTCGAGAAAAAGAACTTGAGGCCGGTGCATCAGGCCTCTCGCAATCTCTAAACGCCGCCGCATCCCGCCTGAATAGGTCTTGACCAGATCATGCCGCCTGTCTTCCAGGTCCACGAGGTGCAAAACCTCATCAACCCTGGAGTACCGAGTTTCCGAGTCCAGGCCGTACAATCGCCCATGAAAATCCAGGTTTTCTTGGCCGGTCAGTTCGTCGTCGAGGCTTGGATCTTGAAAGACAACGCCGATGCTTCGCCTGACAGCGTCTTCATCCTTCCGAACATCGTGGCCGCAAACAACTGCGGCGCCGGACGTGGGCGACAGCAGAGTGGAGAGGATCGAGATCAAAGTGGTTTTTCCGGCTCCATTGGGGCCAAGCAATCCGAAAAGCTCACCTCTCTCGATGTCGAGGCTGACATTGTTGAGAGCCGTCAAGTCGCCAAACCGTCGGGTTAATTCCGTAATTTTGATTATTGCCGTCGCGGCTCCACCTCCAGTAGGTCTTAGCAAGCCCACAAAGCCATGATCCAGGCCATGCGACATTTCACTTCTTCATCTTGTCCTTCAGAAGGTCCCCGAGGGTGCCAAAAGAGGAACGACCCGCTTTCGTAGCGAAGTCCTTGAACTCGGCCTGCTCTTTGGTAATGTCGATGGCCTTGGTGCTCAGGGAGATTTTGTTGGTGGCCGGATCAATCGCCAGAATTTGAACCTGAATGGCAGCCCCAACGGAAAATCTGCCACGCAGATCACCGGTTTTGCCGCCGCCGATCTCTGAAACATGAAGTAGGCCGGACTTGTTACCGGGCAGGCTCACAAACACACCGTAGTCTTTAACGGAATCGACCACGCCTGCAACCACGTCCCCCTCCTTGAGTTCCGGCGGGGCAGGTTGGGAGCTATCAGGCAGCAATTCAAGGCCGATCCGGCGCGCAGAGCGGTCCACAGACAGCACGCGGACATCTACCTGATCTCCTTCTGAAAGTACTTCCTTCGGGTGATTAATCCTGCGGCCCATTCCCAGGTTGGAAATATGAATCAGCCCCTCAATGCCCGGTTCCAGCTCCACAAAGGCTCCGAAGTTCATCAGTTTGCTCACTCTTCCCGTGGCTATCCTTTCTCCGGAATATTTTTGATCCACCAGGTTCCACGGATCTTCCAGTGTCTGCTTTAGGCTCAGAGAAATCCTCTTGTTATCCCAGTCCACGTCCGTGACGAGCACACTTATTTGTTCTCCGCGTGTAAGCACGTCCGCAGCTTCACCAACCCGGTACCAGGCAAGTTCGGACATGGGTATGAGTCCTTCGACTCCGCCAATGTCCACGAATGCACCGAACTGGGTCAGGTTCTGGACCGTCCCTGTAATCACATCCCCAGGGCGCAAGGTCCCCTTCAACTGCTCGACCTGGGCGAGCCGCTCTTCTTCAAGGATTTCCCGTCGTGACAGGACAATGTTTCGGCCTCGCTCCGAGTATTCCGTGATCCTGAAAGTCAACCGTTTTCCCACATAGTCTTCGGCCTTGCCCCCTGATTGGAGATCAATTTGAGAATATGGGCAAAACGCCTGCTTGCCGAAAAGGGTCACACTGTAGCCACCTTTGCGCTCTCCGCCGACAAGTCCCTCAACGGGTACCCCGCTGCGATAAGCGTCTCTTAAGGCTTCTTCGGAGGCAACAGCCGTCATCTTGACGCTCAGGAGTATTTCACCCTCCCTCGTACTGACCACGTAGGCGGTCAACGGATCGCCGACGCCCACAGTGAGTTGGCCGTTCTTGTCCAGCAATTCATCTCTGGCGATGCTTCCTTCACTTTTTCCACCGATATCCACAAAGATCCATTCCTCGCCGATGGACACTACGGTCCCTTCTATTTTGCTGTCTCTTTGAACAGGACTCCCCTTGCGCGATGTCTCCGCCTCAAACAGAGCGGCGAAATCCTCCTGTGCCTCGTCATTCTCGCTCACGTCGTCCTTTTGTAAGGTATCCTCTCGTTCCTCTGCCATAGACCGTCCCTCTCTACATTATAGTCAGACTTCTTGTTACCTTGTTTCATCATGCGTTGCAAGGGGACCTCCTCTCTGGTATTAGTAAGTATGAGTGAGAACTCATCCTAAAAAAAAATCCGCGAGCGAGTTGGGCGTCCACGGGGGTCGCGGTTTGACACCGTAAGACCTCCAAGACTCTTCGTGTCATGAGGTTAGCGATCCTCTTTCTCTCCGTCTACTGCGAGGAATCGCTCTAGATTGCCTTGGCCGTGCTGACATGCAATTCAGGCGCGGGCATTGCCTTTCGACACAAATCCCAACTCTAACCAGCCGGAAATGACAAGGATACGGGCGCATGCCATTCCTGCGACGGAACGAAATTGGGTGGAACGCGAGATTCCGTCGTTGTCTCTACTTCTTCCTTAGAGACGAACTCGACAGCATCATTATAGCGGAATCGCTCATAGGGTCTTATAAAGCGTTCAGGACCGCGAAACGGGAATATCCGTTCGTGGAGATGCGTGAACTCAAACCGAGGGCCAGGATTGTGGCCCCGGAGTATGCCGAACAAAAGCATTTCATCGTCATATTTAATGAGGATTTTCTGCCGCCTGCAGCCAAGAACCATATAAGATTCTTTGATTCCAATAAAGTCACAAAGGAGAATCTGGCCAACCTGGCCATGTTCGATCTCAAAGAGGTATTTCATCAGCGGATGCGTTACTTTAACGACTCCGCGTTCGCTATATTGCTCAAGAGTCTTCTCAAATCGGACTTCGCAGTTCTGATCCAGAGAGATCCCACCGTAAAAACGCGATACAGATTCGGGGTGTCCCATTTTCATGTGAGGATAGACTGGCCGGTCGCGAATGCTGCAGAGGATTTGGGCAGGTATCTAAGGTACATCTCTAAGGACTTGTACGAAAAAAGCGAGAAAACCGGGGAAATCCTTCAGCAAAAGCTGTATGAATATTACGGATTTCATTACACCGTTGGAGGGAGAAGGACCGCGGCCCTGGTGGCCGCCCGATACCTGGCTCGGTTCGACTTCATTTCCACCGTGTACATTTCGTCTTCCGAGGCGCGCACTCTTATCAGGCTTTCCGAACAGGGTATTTCAAAATACACCCTCATAAAGCTCAGTAACGCCGAAATCTCGGAACTCGCTCGTACAGTCAAAATGAAAGAAACCGATTTCGTTGGTACCTATCTCATTGACAAGACTCCGGATTATGGAGTGGGGATCTTCCTGGTTACCTACAAACACAATGAGCATTCGGAGCCACCGGAGGACGGCAAGTTGCGGGACCTCAACCCGGACTATCATTGGCTCAATGTGGATTTACAGCTATTGGTGCCACCGCCGACAAGCGGCGATGCCCAGCCCATCCATTTGTCCCGAGTTTACGCTTGAGTAGGGGTGCCCCCGAAATTCTCCTATCTCTCCTGACAGATCAACATAAGGGTTTTTCAACGATTGGGGTCGCCCCTTGGGCAAGCACTGATGCTTCTTCTCAGAGGCTACTTTTCTGTGGCGAATCTGCTTCAGCGAATTTGACGTTGACCTTGGACATAAGCGGATATTTCTGCGGGTGCCGGATCGAGTCCAGCGTCAGATCTACATCGAGATCGGGCCAGTGAAGATGTTCAGGGCCCTGCCGTTGCACGGTCAGTATGGCTTGTAGGGGGGCATCCTTGAACCAAGGGAACTCCTCAAGCGGGAGGAACAGTTCTTCCTCACCGACAAGTAGCCAAAGACCATGCCGGGAGATGTTAGTTACCTCAACTTCCGAAATGGCTGTGCCAGGCAATTCTGATTTCATGCTCGCGGCCGCGGCGAAATCACCGGGTGGCCTCCTCCAATTTAGTCGAGTTCGCTGCCGGTGGTCGTCATGGTAATTTTGCCGTGTTTGACCCCTCGTGTGGAAATCAGCAACTGGCCGGTTTTTTTCACTTCGTCCGAGGCGCCTCTCATAATTAGGACTTCCAGGCAATTGTGGTGGTCCAAGTGAACGTGGACCGCGGAGATTATCAGGTCATGTTTCCGGTGCTGAATCTCCGTGAGCTTTTGTGCCAGGTCGCTTTGTTCGTGGTTGTACACTACGGTTACAGTGCCGACAACCTCGTGTTCCGACTCGCTCCACTGATCCTCCACGAGTCGATCCCGAATGAGGTCTCTTATGGCTTCGGAGCGATTGGTGTAACCCCTCTGGGAAATCAGCACATCAAACTTCTCGAGCAGGTCATCGGGTATGGATACCCCGAATCTAACAAGGTCGGCCATCGTTCCCTTCCCTCCGGCGGCTCAAGAGCTTTTTTGTTTGTTCGTTGGGGCTGCCCCAATGTGGAGAGTATACACAAACCGCGCAGGAATTCCATTTAAGACTTACTGGAAGAAATTGATGACCGACAAAGAGCTTGCAGATGGTTGGCTGTCAGAATCTTAGAGCCGGAAGCTGAGAATAAGCGGGACGGGTGCTCTACCTAATCATCGTCTTCAGAAGCGTCCTGCCTCTTTTCTATGTTATCTATGACACATTTGGCCCAAGGCTCTGCGACGGAGTAGACCATTTCCAAGCCCTGGCGGGTGGATTTTATGATCCCGCGGCTCTTGAGGTGAATCAGATGCTGGGACACTGTGGCTTGATGGAGTCCTAGGCACTCTTGCATATTCTTCACGTTGCATCCGCCTACCTTGATCAATCCATACACGATCTTCAGCCGGATTGGATGCCCGAGGGCCTTAAAGATCTCGGCCTCTCTGGAGAACTCCTTTTTCTTGATCTCCTGAAAGATCTGATCAAGGTCCTGCTCATCTTTAGTCTTAGCGTTCAAGGACGATCTCATCTGCTTCACCCTCACGAGGCCTCGTTTGTCATGGAGTCCCTTGTTTTGAAGAATCCTTTTCGCCAGCGCTACTCCCTTCCCGGGGAGAGCATGCCGGGGACATTCAAGTGCTCACACCGTAACGGGGCAGCAACCATTTGTTGATTACCACCCAAACCACCACTACCGCTATGATGACCCATATTTCCATCGCGTTATTCTCCTCCTCAGGCCGCCGATTCCGCATCAGCCGCGGGGCGGTACCCACTCAGTTTGCAGGGCCGGCTTGAGCCCGACGCTCGCTTTTCGAGCCTAGCGTCGGGATTCCATTTGGCAATCCGCTTAGAAGCCTTTCAATCCATGACGGCAGTTCGTATTGGTCCGGTGCGGCGTGATCCGACGGCCCAATCTGCCCCACAAGGCCGGTGATCCAGTTGCGCACGGTGGGAGCGGACCACTCGGCCATGCCCACATGAGTGGCTACGACGCGGCCTTCTTTGTCTATCACATAACTTGAGGGAAAACCTTTCACCTCATAAATCGCTTCGCCGGCCTCATTGAGAACGTAATACCCCATGAGCCGGCCTCGGATCATGTTTTCCATCACACTGGGTTTTCGGTCTGACCGAGCGGCAACCAGGAGTTCGCCACCGTTCTTCCGGCCGTAGCTCCGAACCTCATCAGGATTATCCCAGAAATTGACACAGACAACTTTCACGTCCGGTCTGTTCAATTTTTGGACCATGTCTTTCAAATGCTTCTTTTCCATAACGCAGTAATGGCAATCCCGTCGCCAAAAATTGAGAACGACCACGCTCCCCTTGAGATCCGACAACTTAATGGGGCTTCCGTCGGGAGTCACCATGGTAAAGTCGTTGGCTCCCGGGGGAGTTTTGAAAACCCGAAAGTCACTTCTGTTTGGGATTTCCGCCGCCAGTCCCAGGTCGTTCGGACATGCCGCAAGCGTGGCGAGGAAAATCAGTGCCATTCGTAACAACCACCCAGTATACGATCGCCAAATCAACAAGATACACTCCCGCGACCACCGATTAATTAATATGTGAATATCCTAATATATCGTTTCTGTCAAGACCATTTTGTGGCAGGAGATAGGTAGTCGACTCTCGGAAGACCACTATATGGTGCTTGAGCCGGAAAGAAAAGAAAACTTGAGACAAACGCTAGAACAATTCACACTGTGAGGGTCCGCGGCGACCACGACCTTTGCCTTTCAAAGGCTCCATGAATTCGTACAGGGATGGATCAGCATTCTCGACAAACCTGCAGAGAGGATTTTCCATCTGCCGGCCATAAAGAATTCTCCGCGAGGCGCGTGTCAGGAAAAGCTCTTTGCGAGCCCTTGTCATGGCGACATAAAGGAGCCTCCGTTCTTCATCCATATCAAAATAGTGGCCTTCGGATTCCGCCATGACCGTGCATGGAATTATCCCGTCTTCGCAACCGGCGATAAACACCACAGGAAACTCCAGACCTTTAGACGCGTGGATCGTCATAAGAGTGACCGCTTCCGCTCGCGGGTCGATGGCTTCCGCTTCCTCCTCGGGATTAACCGTTCGGACTCTCTGGTAAGGAATGCCCGAAGTCGAGAAAGCCTCTTCCAGCACGTCACCGATCGCATTCAAACGAAAGAGCACTGCAAAATCCCGGAAGCCGAGTTCCCGCGCCTGCCCTGTTGCACGGCCGGCATCAAGGGAAAAAAAGGAAGAACCTCCTATTAGCCTCTCTATGGTCCTGGCTATGAACTCCCCCTCGCTGGAAGGTTCCGGCAGTCGGAC
It encodes the following:
- a CDS encoding ATP-binding cassette domain-containing protein, with translation MSHGLDHGFVGLLRPTGGGAATAIIKITELTRRFGDLTALNNVSLDIERGELFGLLGPNGAGKTTLISILSTLLSPTSGAAVVCGHDVRKDEDAVRRSIGVVFQDPSLDDELTGQENLDFHGRLYGLDSETRYSRVDEVLHLVDLEDRRHDLVKTYSGGMRRRLEIARGLMHRPQVLFLDEPTLGLDPQTRRKIWNYIRGLKESYGMTIILTTHYMDEADQLCSRVAIIDHGVIVALDSPVNLKAGLGGDLLELETPAVHPDFVERLRNSQEVGRVSAKDGRVILTVNKGESFIPRVFETAQSLGMEISSVSMRKPNLEDVFIKLTGREIREETISEPKERFRIYMWGRRR
- a CDS encoding DUF2442 domain-containing protein, with the translated sequence MKSELPGTAISEVEVTNISRHGLWLLVGEEELFLPLEEFPWFKDAPLQAILTVQRQGPEHLHWPDLDVDLTLDSIRHPQKYPLMSKVNVKFAEADSPQKSSL
- a CDS encoding TlpA family protein disulfide reductase, which produces MALIFLATLAACPNDLGLAAEIPNRSDFRVFKTPPGANDFTMVTPDGSPIKLSDLKGSVVVLNFWRRDCHYCVMEKKHLKDMVQKLNRPDVKVVCVNFWDNPDEVRSYGRKNGGELLVAARSDRKPSVMENMIRGRLMGYYVLNEAGEAIYEVKGFPSSYVIDKEGRVVATHVGMAEWSAPTVRNWITGLVGQIGPSDHAAPDQYELPSWIERLLSGLPNGIPTLGSKSERRAQAGPAN
- a CDS encoding helix-turn-helix transcriptional regulator, with translation MRSSLNAKTKDEQDLDQIFQEIKKKEFSREAEIFKALGHPIRLKIVYGLIKVGGCNVKNMQECLGLHQATVSQHLIHLKSRGIIKSTRQGLEMVYSVAEPWAKCVIDNIEKRQDASEDDD
- a CDS encoding TIGR00730 family Rossman fold protein, which translates into the protein MNDRQYVIDDFNVKESWRIFRIISEFVDGFETLSEIYPAVSVFGSSSVSSEDPIYQLGREVGRLLAQSGFSVVTGGGPGAMEAANRGAIEAKGKSVGLCIQLPKEQAANPYTNVKLDFRYFFIRKVMFVKYAVAYIILPGGFGTMDELFEALTLIQTHRIKQFPVILLGKDYWKDLISWIKKTMVVNHMISPDDLDLFQVLDDPAAAVSAIKRIVIL
- a CDS encoding ABC transporter permease, which gives rise to MRPSPAIYTLWLREVKRFGRNKSRLIGSMALPVLFLVVLGSGFGGFFRYRDDVTYIQFIGPGIIGMTLLFSAMFGGMNVLWDKQFGFLKEILVAPVSRTAIMTGKTIGTVTTSMLRALVLLAALIAAGLVRFDVGGFLMALVFMFLVSASFVSLGIALASWMTDPHGFQLIMNFVIMPVFFLSGALFPLDDLPRWLAILTRLNPLTYGVDGMRFALGGPYRFSPVLDLAVLACFWLAMTLIGAFMFRKMSA
- the rpsA gene encoding 30S ribosomal protein S1, whose translation is MAEEREDTLQKDDVSENDEAQEDFAALFEAETSRKGSPVQRDSKIEGTVVSIGEEWIFVDIGGKSEGSIARDELLDKNGQLTVGVGDPLTAYVVSTREGEILLSVKMTAVASEEALRDAYRSGVPVEGLVGGERKGGYSVTLFGKQAFCPYSQIDLQSGGKAEDYVGKRLTFRITEYSERGRNIVLSRREILEEERLAQVEQLKGTLRPGDVITGTVQNLTQFGAFVDIGGVEGLIPMSELAWYRVGEAADVLTRGEQISVLVTDVDWDNKRISLSLKQTLEDPWNLVDQKYSGERIATGRVSKLMNFGAFVELEPGIEGLIHISNLGMGRRINHPKEVLSEGDQVDVRVLSVDRSARRIGLELLPDSSQPAPPELKEGDVVAGVVDSVKDYGVFVSLPGNKSGLLHVSEIGGGKTGDLRGRFSVGAAIQVQILAIDPATNKISLSTKAIDITKEQAEFKDFATKAGRSSFGTLGDLLKDKMKK
- the nikR gene encoding nickel-responsive transcriptional regulator NikR; this translates as MADLVRFGVSIPDDLLEKFDVLISQRGYTNRSEAIRDLIRDRLVEDQWSESEHEVVGTVTVVYNHEQSDLAQKLTEIQHRKHDLIISAVHVHLDHHNCLEVLIMRGASDEVKKTGQLLISTRGVKHGKITMTTTGSELD